From Piliocolobus tephrosceles isolate RC106 chromosome 16, ASM277652v3, whole genome shotgun sequence, the proteins below share one genomic window:
- the TMC6 gene encoding transmembrane channel-like protein 6 isoform X4, with protein MAQPLAFVLDVPETPGDQGQDPSPYDESEVHDSFHQLIQEQSQWVAQEGLELQQREQEAPGSGQQTLPRPEGTQSTATLRILASMPSRTIGRSRGAIISQYYSRTVQLRRRSSRPLLGNFVLSARPSLRLYDLELDPTAREEEEKQSLLVKELQSLAVAQRDHMLRGMPLSLAEKRSLREKSRTPTGRWRGQRGSGGVCSCCGRLRYACVLALHSLGLVLLSGLQALTPWRYALKRIGGQFGSSVLSYFLFLKTLLAFNAVLLLLLVAFIMGPQVAFPPTLPGPAPVCTGLELLTGAGCFTHTVMFYGHYSNATLNQPCGSPLDGSQCTPRAGGLPYNMPLAYLYTVGAGFFITCITLVYSMAHSFGESYRVGSTSGIHAITVFCSWDYKVTQKRASRLQQDNIRTRLKELLAEWQLRQSPRSVCGRLRQAAALGLAWLLCLGTALGCAVAVHVFSEFLIQSPEAAGQEAALLVLPLVVGLLNLGAPYLCRVLAALEPHDSPVLEVYVAICRNLILKLAILGTLCYHWLGRRVAVLQGQCWEDFVGQELYRFLVMDFVLMLLDTLFGELVWRIISEKKLKRRRKPEFDIARNVLELIYGQTLTWLGVLFSPLLPAVQIIKLLLVFYVKKTSLLANCQAPRRPWLASHMSTVFLTLLCFPAFLGAAVFLCYAVWQVKPSSTCGPFRTLDSMYEAGRVWVRYLEAAGPRVSWLPWVHRYLVENTFFVFLVSALLLAVIYLNIQVVRGQRRVICLLKEQISNEGEDKIFLINKLHSIYERKEREERSRVGTTEETAAPPALLTEERDD; from the exons ATGGCCCAGCCGCTGGCCTTCGTCCTCGATGTCCCTGAGACCCCGGGGGACCAGGG CCAGGATCCCAGCCCCTACGATGAAAGCGAAGTACACGATTCCTTCCACCAGCTCATCCAAGAACAGAGCCAGTGGGTGGCCCAGGAGGGGCTGGAGCTGCAGCAGAGAGAGCAGGAGGCCCCAG GGAGTGGCCAGCAGACGCTCCCGCGGCCCGAGGGCACCCAGAGCACGGCCACACTCCGCATCCTGGCCAGCATGCCCAGCCGCACCATTG GCCGCAGCCGAGGCGCCATAATCTCCCAGTACTACAGCCGCACAGTGCAGCTTCGGCGCAGGAGCAGCCGGCCCCTGCTCGGGAACTTTGTCCTCTCCGCCCGGCCCAGCCTCCGCCTGTACGACTTGGAGCTGGACCCCACAGCCCGGGAGGAGGAGG AGAAGCAGAGCCTCCTGGTGAAGGAGCTCCAGAGCCTGGCGGTGGCACAGCGGGACCACATGCTTCGAGGGATGCCCTTAAGCCTGGCTGAGAAACGCAGCCTGCG AGAGAAGAGCAGGACCCCGACGGGGAGGTGGAGAGGCCAGCGGGGCAGTGGCGGGGTCTGCTCCTGCTGTGGCCGGCTCAGATATGCCTGCGTGCTG GCCTTGCACAGCCTGGGGCTGGTGCTGCTCTCCGGCCTGCAGGCCCTGACGCCATGGCGCTATGCCCTGAAGCGCATCGGGGGCCAGTTCGGCTCCAGCGTGCTCTCCTACTTCCTCTTCCTCAAAACCCTGCTGGCTTTCAACGctgtcctgctgctgctgctggtggccTTCATCATGGGCCCGCAGGTCGCCTTCCCGCCCACCCTGCCGGGCCCTGCCCCCGTCTGCACAGGCCTGGAGCTCCTCACAGGCGCG GGCTGCTTCACCCACACTGTCATGTTCTACGGCCACTACAGTAACGCCACGCTGAACCAGCCGTGTGGCAGCCCCCTGGACGGCAGCCAGTGCACACCCAGGGCGGGCGGCCTGCCCTACAACATGCCCCTGGCCTACCTCTACACTGTGGGTGCAGGCTTCTTTATCACCTGCATCACCCTGGTGTACAG CATGGCTCACTCTTTCGGGGAGAGCTACCGGGTGGGCAGCACCTCTGGCATCCACGCTATCACCGTCTTCTGCTCCTGGGACTACAAGGTGACGCAGAAGCGGGCCTCCCGCCTCCAGCAGGACAACATTCGCACCCGGCTGAAG GAGCTGCTGGCTGAGTGGCAGCTGCGGCAGAGCCCCAGGAGCGTGtgcgggaggctgcggcaggcggCTGCGCTGGGGCTTGCATGGCTGCTGTGTCTGGGGACTGCACTGGGCTGCGCTGTGGCCGTCCACGTCTTCTCAGAGTTCTTGATCCAG AGTCCGGAGGCTGCTGGCCAGGAGGCTGCGCTGCTGGTCCTGCCCCTGGTGGTTGGCCTTCTCAACCTGGGGGCCCCCTACCTGTGCCGTGTTCTGGCCGCCCTGGAGCCGCATGACTCCCCGGTGCTGGAGGTGTACGTGGCCATCTGCAG GAACCTCATCCTCAAGCTGGCCATCCTGGGGACATTGTGCTACCACTGGCTGGGCCGCAGGGTGGCTGTCCTGCAGGGCCAGTGCTGGGAGGACTTTGTGGGCCAGGAGCTGTACCGGTTCCTGGTGATGGACTTCGTCCTCATGCTTCTGGACACGCTTTTTGGGGAGCTGGTGTGGAG GATTATCTCCGAGAAGAAGCTGAAGAGGCGGCGGAAGCCGGAGTTTGACATCGCCCGGAATGTCCTGGAGCTGATTTACGGGCAGACTCTGACCTG GCTGGGGGTGCTCTTCTCACCCCTCCTCCCCGCCGTGCAGATCATCAAGCTGCTGCTCGTCTTCTACGTCAAGAAG ACCAGCCTTCTGGCCAACTGCCAGGCGCCGCGCCGGCCCTGGCTGGCCTCACACATGAGCACGGTCTTCCTCACGCTGCTCTGCTTCCCCGCCTTCCTGGGCGCTGCCGTCTTCCTCTGCTACGCAGTCTGGCA GGTGAAGCCCTCGAGCACCTGTGGCCCCTTCCGGACCCTGGACAGCATGTACGAGGCTGGCAGGGTGTGGGTGCGCTACCTGGAGGCGGCGGGCCCCAGGGTCTCCTGGCTGCCCTGGGTGCACCGGTACCTGGTGGAAAACACATTCTTCGTCTTCCTGGTGTCAGCCCTGCTGCT GGCCGTGATCTACCTCAACATCCAGGTGGTGCGGGGCCAGCGGAGGGTCATCTGCCTGCTCAAGGAGCAGATCAGCAAC GAGGGGGAAGACAAAATCTTCTTAATCAACAAGCTTCACTCCATCTacgagaggaaggagagggaggagaggagcag GGTTGGGACAACCGAGGAGACTGCAGCACCCCCTGCGCTGCTCACAGAGGAACGGGATGACTAG
- the TMC6 gene encoding transmembrane channel-like protein 6 isoform X10 — translation MAQPLAFVLDVPETPGDQGSSKNRASGWPRRGWSCSRESRRPQGVASRRSRGPRAPRARPHSASWPACPAAPLYYSRTVQLRRRSSRPLLGNFVLSARPSLRLYDLELDPTAREEEEKQSLLVKELQSLAVAQRDHMLRGMPLSLAEKRSLREKSRTPTGRWRGQRGSGGVCSCCGRLRYACVLALHSLGLVLLSGLQALTPWRYALKRIGGQFGSSVLSYFLFLKTLLAFNAVLLLLLVAFIMGPQVAFPPTLPGPAPVCTGLELLTGAGCFTHTVMFYGHYSNATLNQPCGSPLDGSQCTPRAGGLPYNMPLAYLYTVGAGFFITCITLVYSMAHSFGESYRVGSTSGIHAITVFCSWDYKVTQKRASRLQQDNIRTRLKELLAEWQLRQSPRSVCGRLRQAAALGLAWLLCLGTALGCAVAVHVFSEFLIQSPEAAGQEAALLVLPLVVGLLNLGAPYLCRVLAALEPHDSPVLEVYVAICRNLILKLAILGTLCYHWLGRRVAVLQGQCWEDFVGQELYRFLVMDFVLMLLDTLFGELVWSRIISEKKLKRRRKPEFDIARNVLELIYGQTLTWLGVLFSPLLPAVQIIKLLLVFYVKKTSLLANCQAPRRPWLASHMSTVFLTLLCFPAFLGAAVFLCYAVWQVKPSSTCGPFRTLDSMYEAGRVWVRYLEAAGPRVSWLPWVHRYLVENTFFVFLVSALLLAVIYLNIQVVRGQRRVICLLKEQISNEGEDKIFLINKLHSIYERKEREERSRVGTTEETAAPPALLTEERDD, via the exons ATGGCCCAGCCGCTGGCCTTCGTCCTCGATGTCCCTGAGACCCCGGGGGACCAGGG CTCATCCAAGAACAGAGCCAGTGGGTGGCCCAGGAGGGGCTGGAGCTGCAGCAGAGAGAGCAGGAGGCCCCAG GGAGTGGCCAGCAGACGCTCCCGCGGCCCGAGGGCACCCAGAGCACGGCCACACTCCGCATCCTGGCCAGCATGCCCAGCCGCACCATTG TACTACAGCCGCACAGTGCAGCTTCGGCGCAGGAGCAGCCGGCCCCTGCTCGGGAACTTTGTCCTCTCCGCCCGGCCCAGCCTCCGCCTGTACGACTTGGAGCTGGACCCCACAGCCCGGGAGGAGGAGG AGAAGCAGAGCCTCCTGGTGAAGGAGCTCCAGAGCCTGGCGGTGGCACAGCGGGACCACATGCTTCGAGGGATGCCCTTAAGCCTGGCTGAGAAACGCAGCCTGCG AGAGAAGAGCAGGACCCCGACGGGGAGGTGGAGAGGCCAGCGGGGCAGTGGCGGGGTCTGCTCCTGCTGTGGCCGGCTCAGATATGCCTGCGTGCTG GCCTTGCACAGCCTGGGGCTGGTGCTGCTCTCCGGCCTGCAGGCCCTGACGCCATGGCGCTATGCCCTGAAGCGCATCGGGGGCCAGTTCGGCTCCAGCGTGCTCTCCTACTTCCTCTTCCTCAAAACCCTGCTGGCTTTCAACGctgtcctgctgctgctgctggtggccTTCATCATGGGCCCGCAGGTCGCCTTCCCGCCCACCCTGCCGGGCCCTGCCCCCGTCTGCACAGGCCTGGAGCTCCTCACAGGCGCG GGCTGCTTCACCCACACTGTCATGTTCTACGGCCACTACAGTAACGCCACGCTGAACCAGCCGTGTGGCAGCCCCCTGGACGGCAGCCAGTGCACACCCAGGGCGGGCGGCCTGCCCTACAACATGCCCCTGGCCTACCTCTACACTGTGGGTGCAGGCTTCTTTATCACCTGCATCACCCTGGTGTACAG CATGGCTCACTCTTTCGGGGAGAGCTACCGGGTGGGCAGCACCTCTGGCATCCACGCTATCACCGTCTTCTGCTCCTGGGACTACAAGGTGACGCAGAAGCGGGCCTCCCGCCTCCAGCAGGACAACATTCGCACCCGGCTGAAG GAGCTGCTGGCTGAGTGGCAGCTGCGGCAGAGCCCCAGGAGCGTGtgcgggaggctgcggcaggcggCTGCGCTGGGGCTTGCATGGCTGCTGTGTCTGGGGACTGCACTGGGCTGCGCTGTGGCCGTCCACGTCTTCTCAGAGTTCTTGATCCAG AGTCCGGAGGCTGCTGGCCAGGAGGCTGCGCTGCTGGTCCTGCCCCTGGTGGTTGGCCTTCTCAACCTGGGGGCCCCCTACCTGTGCCGTGTTCTGGCCGCCCTGGAGCCGCATGACTCCCCGGTGCTGGAGGTGTACGTGGCCATCTGCAG GAACCTCATCCTCAAGCTGGCCATCCTGGGGACATTGTGCTACCACTGGCTGGGCCGCAGGGTGGCTGTCCTGCAGGGCCAGTGCTGGGAGGACTTTGTGGGCCAGGAGCTGTACCGGTTCCTGGTGATGGACTTCGTCCTCATGCTTCTGGACACGCTTTTTGGGGAGCTGGTGTGGAG CAGGATTATCTCCGAGAAGAAGCTGAAGAGGCGGCGGAAGCCGGAGTTTGACATCGCCCGGAATGTCCTGGAGCTGATTTACGGGCAGACTCTGACCTG GCTGGGGGTGCTCTTCTCACCCCTCCTCCCCGCCGTGCAGATCATCAAGCTGCTGCTCGTCTTCTACGTCAAGAAG ACCAGCCTTCTGGCCAACTGCCAGGCGCCGCGCCGGCCCTGGCTGGCCTCACACATGAGCACGGTCTTCCTCACGCTGCTCTGCTTCCCCGCCTTCCTGGGCGCTGCCGTCTTCCTCTGCTACGCAGTCTGGCA GGTGAAGCCCTCGAGCACCTGTGGCCCCTTCCGGACCCTGGACAGCATGTACGAGGCTGGCAGGGTGTGGGTGCGCTACCTGGAGGCGGCGGGCCCCAGGGTCTCCTGGCTGCCCTGGGTGCACCGGTACCTGGTGGAAAACACATTCTTCGTCTTCCTGGTGTCAGCCCTGCTGCT GGCCGTGATCTACCTCAACATCCAGGTGGTGCGGGGCCAGCGGAGGGTCATCTGCCTGCTCAAGGAGCAGATCAGCAAC GAGGGGGAAGACAAAATCTTCTTAATCAACAAGCTTCACTCCATCTacgagaggaaggagagggaggagaggagcag GGTTGGGACAACCGAGGAGACTGCAGCACCCCCTGCGCTGCTCACAGAGGAACGGGATGACTAG
- the TMC6 gene encoding transmembrane channel-like protein 6 isoform X11 → MAQPLAFVLDVPETPGDQGSQDPSPYDESEVHDSFHQLIQEQSQWVAQEGLELQQREQEAPGSGQQTLPRPEGTQSTATLRILASMPSRTIGRSRGAIISQYYSRTVQLRRRSSRPLLGNFVLSARPSLRLYDLELDPTAREEEEKQSLLVKELQSLAVAQRDHMLRGMPLSLAEKRSLREKSRTPTGRWRGQRGSGGVCSCCGRLRYACVLTLLAFNAVLLLLLVAFIMGPQVAFPPTLPGPAPVCTGLELLTGAGCFTHTVMFYGHYSNATLNQPCGSPLDGSQCTPRAGGLPYNMPLAYLYTVGAGFFITCITLVYSMAHSFGESYRVGSTSGIHAITVFCSWDYKVTQKRASRLQQDNIRTRLKELLAEWQLRQSPRSVCGRLRQAAALGLAWLLCLGTALGCAVAVHVFSEFLIQSPEAAGQEAALLVLPLVVGLLNLGAPYLCRVLAALEPHDSPVLEVYVAICRNLILKLAILGTLCYHWLGRRVAVLQGQCWEDFVGQELYRFLVMDFVLMLLDTLFGELVWSRIISEKKLKRRRKPEFDIARNVLELIYGQTLTWLGVLFSPLLPAVQIIKLLLVFYVKKTSLLANCQAPRRPWLASHMSTVFLTLLCFPAFLGAAVFLCYAVWQVKPSSTCGPFRTLDSMYEAGRVWVRYLEAAGPRVSWLPWVHRYLVENTFFVFLVSALLLAVIYLNIQVVRGQRRVICLLKEQISNEGEDKIFLINKLHSIYERKEREERSRVGTTEETAAPPALLTEERDD, encoded by the exons ATGGCCCAGCCGCTGGCCTTCGTCCTCGATGTCCCTGAGACCCCGGGGGACCAGGG CAGCCAGGATCCCAGCCCCTACGATGAAAGCGAAGTACACGATTCCTTCCACCAGCTCATCCAAGAACAGAGCCAGTGGGTGGCCCAGGAGGGGCTGGAGCTGCAGCAGAGAGAGCAGGAGGCCCCAG GGAGTGGCCAGCAGACGCTCCCGCGGCCCGAGGGCACCCAGAGCACGGCCACACTCCGCATCCTGGCCAGCATGCCCAGCCGCACCATTG GCCGCAGCCGAGGCGCCATAATCTCCCAGTACTACAGCCGCACAGTGCAGCTTCGGCGCAGGAGCAGCCGGCCCCTGCTCGGGAACTTTGTCCTCTCCGCCCGGCCCAGCCTCCGCCTGTACGACTTGGAGCTGGACCCCACAGCCCGGGAGGAGGAGG AGAAGCAGAGCCTCCTGGTGAAGGAGCTCCAGAGCCTGGCGGTGGCACAGCGGGACCACATGCTTCGAGGGATGCCCTTAAGCCTGGCTGAGAAACGCAGCCTGCG AGAGAAGAGCAGGACCCCGACGGGGAGGTGGAGAGGCCAGCGGGGCAGTGGCGGGGTCTGCTCCTGCTGTGGCCGGCTCAGATATGCCTGCGTGCTG ACCCTGCTGGCTTTCAACGctgtcctgctgctgctgctggtggccTTCATCATGGGCCCGCAGGTCGCCTTCCCGCCCACCCTGCCGGGCCCTGCCCCCGTCTGCACAGGCCTGGAGCTCCTCACAGGCGCG GGCTGCTTCACCCACACTGTCATGTTCTACGGCCACTACAGTAACGCCACGCTGAACCAGCCGTGTGGCAGCCCCCTGGACGGCAGCCAGTGCACACCCAGGGCGGGCGGCCTGCCCTACAACATGCCCCTGGCCTACCTCTACACTGTGGGTGCAGGCTTCTTTATCACCTGCATCACCCTGGTGTACAG CATGGCTCACTCTTTCGGGGAGAGCTACCGGGTGGGCAGCACCTCTGGCATCCACGCTATCACCGTCTTCTGCTCCTGGGACTACAAGGTGACGCAGAAGCGGGCCTCCCGCCTCCAGCAGGACAACATTCGCACCCGGCTGAAG GAGCTGCTGGCTGAGTGGCAGCTGCGGCAGAGCCCCAGGAGCGTGtgcgggaggctgcggcaggcggCTGCGCTGGGGCTTGCATGGCTGCTGTGTCTGGGGACTGCACTGGGCTGCGCTGTGGCCGTCCACGTCTTCTCAGAGTTCTTGATCCAG AGTCCGGAGGCTGCTGGCCAGGAGGCTGCGCTGCTGGTCCTGCCCCTGGTGGTTGGCCTTCTCAACCTGGGGGCCCCCTACCTGTGCCGTGTTCTGGCCGCCCTGGAGCCGCATGACTCCCCGGTGCTGGAGGTGTACGTGGCCATCTGCAG GAACCTCATCCTCAAGCTGGCCATCCTGGGGACATTGTGCTACCACTGGCTGGGCCGCAGGGTGGCTGTCCTGCAGGGCCAGTGCTGGGAGGACTTTGTGGGCCAGGAGCTGTACCGGTTCCTGGTGATGGACTTCGTCCTCATGCTTCTGGACACGCTTTTTGGGGAGCTGGTGTGGAG CAGGATTATCTCCGAGAAGAAGCTGAAGAGGCGGCGGAAGCCGGAGTTTGACATCGCCCGGAATGTCCTGGAGCTGATTTACGGGCAGACTCTGACCTG GCTGGGGGTGCTCTTCTCACCCCTCCTCCCCGCCGTGCAGATCATCAAGCTGCTGCTCGTCTTCTACGTCAAGAAG ACCAGCCTTCTGGCCAACTGCCAGGCGCCGCGCCGGCCCTGGCTGGCCTCACACATGAGCACGGTCTTCCTCACGCTGCTCTGCTTCCCCGCCTTCCTGGGCGCTGCCGTCTTCCTCTGCTACGCAGTCTGGCA GGTGAAGCCCTCGAGCACCTGTGGCCCCTTCCGGACCCTGGACAGCATGTACGAGGCTGGCAGGGTGTGGGTGCGCTACCTGGAGGCGGCGGGCCCCAGGGTCTCCTGGCTGCCCTGGGTGCACCGGTACCTGGTGGAAAACACATTCTTCGTCTTCCTGGTGTCAGCCCTGCTGCT GGCCGTGATCTACCTCAACATCCAGGTGGTGCGGGGCCAGCGGAGGGTCATCTGCCTGCTCAAGGAGCAGATCAGCAAC GAGGGGGAAGACAAAATCTTCTTAATCAACAAGCTTCACTCCATCTacgagaggaaggagagggaggagaggagcag GGTTGGGACAACCGAGGAGACTGCAGCACCCCCTGCGCTGCTCACAGAGGAACGGGATGACTAG
- the TMC6 gene encoding transmembrane channel-like protein 6 isoform X8, translating to MSLRPRGTRARIPAPTMKAKYTIPSTSSSKNRASGWPRRGWSCSRESRRPQGVASRRSRGPRAPRARPHSASWPACPAAPLYYSRTVQLRRRSSRPLLGNFVLSARPSLRLYDLELDPTAREEEEKQSLLVKELQSLAVAQRDHMLRGMPLSLAEKRSLREKSRTPTGRWRGQRGSGGVCSCCGRLRYACVLALHSLGLVLLSGLQALTPWRYALKRIGGQFGSSVLSYFLFLKTLLAFNAVLLLLLVAFIMGPQVAFPPTLPGPAPVCTGLELLTGAGCFTHTVMFYGHYSNATLNQPCGSPLDGSQCTPRAGGLPYNMPLAYLYTVGAGFFITCITLVYSMAHSFGESYRVGSTSGIHAITVFCSWDYKVTQKRASRLQQDNIRTRLKELLAEWQLRQSPRSVCGRLRQAAALGLAWLLCLGTALGCAVAVHVFSEFLIQSPEAAGQEAALLVLPLVVGLLNLGAPYLCRVLAALEPHDSPVLEVYVAICRNLILKLAILGTLCYHWLGRRVAVLQGQCWEDFVGQELYRFLVMDFVLMLLDTLFGELVWSRIISEKKLKRRRKPEFDIARNVLELIYGQTLTWLGVLFSPLLPAVQIIKLLLVFYVKKTSLLANCQAPRRPWLASHMSTVFLTLLCFPAFLGAAVFLCYAVWQVKPSSTCGPFRTLDSMYEAGRVWVRYLEAAGPRVSWLPWVHRYLVENTFFVFLVSALLLAVIYLNIQVVRGQRRVICLLKEQISNEGEDKIFLINKLHSIYERKEREERSRVGTTEETAAPPALLTEERDD from the exons ATGTCCCTGAGACCCCGGGGGACCAGGG CCAGGATCCCAGCCCCTACGATGAAAGCGAAGTACACGATTCCTTCCACCAGCTCATCCAAGAACAGAGCCAGTGGGTGGCCCAGGAGGGGCTGGAGCTGCAGCAGAGAGAGCAGGAGGCCCCAG GGAGTGGCCAGCAGACGCTCCCGCGGCCCGAGGGCACCCAGAGCACGGCCACACTCCGCATCCTGGCCAGCATGCCCAGCCGCACCATTG TACTACAGCCGCACAGTGCAGCTTCGGCGCAGGAGCAGCCGGCCCCTGCTCGGGAACTTTGTCCTCTCCGCCCGGCCCAGCCTCCGCCTGTACGACTTGGAGCTGGACCCCACAGCCCGGGAGGAGGAGG AGAAGCAGAGCCTCCTGGTGAAGGAGCTCCAGAGCCTGGCGGTGGCACAGCGGGACCACATGCTTCGAGGGATGCCCTTAAGCCTGGCTGAGAAACGCAGCCTGCG AGAGAAGAGCAGGACCCCGACGGGGAGGTGGAGAGGCCAGCGGGGCAGTGGCGGGGTCTGCTCCTGCTGTGGCCGGCTCAGATATGCCTGCGTGCTG GCCTTGCACAGCCTGGGGCTGGTGCTGCTCTCCGGCCTGCAGGCCCTGACGCCATGGCGCTATGCCCTGAAGCGCATCGGGGGCCAGTTCGGCTCCAGCGTGCTCTCCTACTTCCTCTTCCTCAAAACCCTGCTGGCTTTCAACGctgtcctgctgctgctgctggtggccTTCATCATGGGCCCGCAGGTCGCCTTCCCGCCCACCCTGCCGGGCCCTGCCCCCGTCTGCACAGGCCTGGAGCTCCTCACAGGCGCG GGCTGCTTCACCCACACTGTCATGTTCTACGGCCACTACAGTAACGCCACGCTGAACCAGCCGTGTGGCAGCCCCCTGGACGGCAGCCAGTGCACACCCAGGGCGGGCGGCCTGCCCTACAACATGCCCCTGGCCTACCTCTACACTGTGGGTGCAGGCTTCTTTATCACCTGCATCACCCTGGTGTACAG CATGGCTCACTCTTTCGGGGAGAGCTACCGGGTGGGCAGCACCTCTGGCATCCACGCTATCACCGTCTTCTGCTCCTGGGACTACAAGGTGACGCAGAAGCGGGCCTCCCGCCTCCAGCAGGACAACATTCGCACCCGGCTGAAG GAGCTGCTGGCTGAGTGGCAGCTGCGGCAGAGCCCCAGGAGCGTGtgcgggaggctgcggcaggcggCTGCGCTGGGGCTTGCATGGCTGCTGTGTCTGGGGACTGCACTGGGCTGCGCTGTGGCCGTCCACGTCTTCTCAGAGTTCTTGATCCAG AGTCCGGAGGCTGCTGGCCAGGAGGCTGCGCTGCTGGTCCTGCCCCTGGTGGTTGGCCTTCTCAACCTGGGGGCCCCCTACCTGTGCCGTGTTCTGGCCGCCCTGGAGCCGCATGACTCCCCGGTGCTGGAGGTGTACGTGGCCATCTGCAG GAACCTCATCCTCAAGCTGGCCATCCTGGGGACATTGTGCTACCACTGGCTGGGCCGCAGGGTGGCTGTCCTGCAGGGCCAGTGCTGGGAGGACTTTGTGGGCCAGGAGCTGTACCGGTTCCTGGTGATGGACTTCGTCCTCATGCTTCTGGACACGCTTTTTGGGGAGCTGGTGTGGAG CAGGATTATCTCCGAGAAGAAGCTGAAGAGGCGGCGGAAGCCGGAGTTTGACATCGCCCGGAATGTCCTGGAGCTGATTTACGGGCAGACTCTGACCTG GCTGGGGGTGCTCTTCTCACCCCTCCTCCCCGCCGTGCAGATCATCAAGCTGCTGCTCGTCTTCTACGTCAAGAAG ACCAGCCTTCTGGCCAACTGCCAGGCGCCGCGCCGGCCCTGGCTGGCCTCACACATGAGCACGGTCTTCCTCACGCTGCTCTGCTTCCCCGCCTTCCTGGGCGCTGCCGTCTTCCTCTGCTACGCAGTCTGGCA GGTGAAGCCCTCGAGCACCTGTGGCCCCTTCCGGACCCTGGACAGCATGTACGAGGCTGGCAGGGTGTGGGTGCGCTACCTGGAGGCGGCGGGCCCCAGGGTCTCCTGGCTGCCCTGGGTGCACCGGTACCTGGTGGAAAACACATTCTTCGTCTTCCTGGTGTCAGCCCTGCTGCT GGCCGTGATCTACCTCAACATCCAGGTGGTGCGGGGCCAGCGGAGGGTCATCTGCCTGCTCAAGGAGCAGATCAGCAAC GAGGGGGAAGACAAAATCTTCTTAATCAACAAGCTTCACTCCATCTacgagaggaaggagagggaggagaggagcag GGTTGGGACAACCGAGGAGACTGCAGCACCCCCTGCGCTGCTCACAGAGGAACGGGATGACTAG